The following proteins come from a genomic window of Helicobacter canadensis MIT 98-5491:
- a CDS encoding TolC family protein, whose amino-acid sequence MSLKTLLFLCILTSFGYTLSLQEAIDLTLKANHAIKEQEFLLKEAQYNYKTYQSPFYPSINATYSTDRTNKISSQRSRKTSGNIGANIQFNLFNGLSDYYNLASYESLSKAQEHQLQATKEDIILLVKTAYIDVLRQKQNVIVAEQSKALLEEQRRESAEFYKVGLIPKNDLLKVEVELNNSIQALLSAKSNLAYSLKNLERYTRTKINLKDLVELTLHQPTLIESTLKNLMYQKRSELLFLDSVIQSKDYLVKSAKGNFLPNINIIGDYTRYGEDYRLSKRSNTYNDETMITLQINLNLFNGFNDKYTLESTKVNKLAFESQRITLLEDLDLQLFSALETYNLSLNAYQVALSALTQAEENYRISKNRYKERIQSTSDFLDAEYLLTQARTNVVLNRYAILQALAEIERITQTPQVLN is encoded by the coding sequence ATGTCGCTTAAAACTCTCTTATTTTTATGTATTTTAACTAGTTTTGGCTACACTCTTAGTTTGCAAGAAGCTATTGATCTAACACTCAAAGCAAACCACGCTATCAAAGAGCAAGAATTTCTCTTAAAAGAAGCACAATACAACTACAAAACTTATCAAAGCCCATTTTATCCCTCTATTAATGCCACTTATTCAACCGATAGAACCAACAAAATCTCAAGCCAACGCAGCAGAAAAACTTCAGGAAATATTGGGGCAAATATCCAATTTAATCTTTTTAATGGTTTAAGTGATTATTACAATCTTGCAAGTTATGAATCTCTCTCAAAAGCACAAGAACACCAACTCCAAGCCACTAAAGAAGATATTATTTTACTTGTTAAAACTGCTTATATTGATGTTTTAAGGCAAAAGCAAAATGTTATTGTTGCCGAACAATCTAAAGCACTCCTAGAAGAACAAAGGCGAGAAAGTGCGGAATTTTATAAAGTTGGCTTGATTCCTAAAAATGACTTATTGAAAGTCGAAGTTGAGCTTAATAACTCTATCCAAGCCTTACTAAGTGCTAAAAGTAATTTAGCCTATTCCCTAAAAAATCTTGAACGCTACACACGCACTAAAATTAATCTAAAAGACTTAGTTGAACTCACACTCCACCAACCCACTCTCATAGAATCAACACTTAAAAATTTAATGTATCAAAAGCGATCTGAATTGCTTTTCTTAGATTCGGTAATTCAAAGTAAAGATTATTTGGTTAAAAGTGCTAAAGGGAATTTTCTACCCAATATTAATATTATTGGAGATTATACGCGTTATGGAGAAGATTATAGACTTTCTAAAAGATCCAATACCTACAATGATGAAACAATGATTACCTTACAAATCAATCTCAATCTTTTTAATGGATTTAACGACAAATACACCTTAGAATCAACCAAAGTCAATAAACTTGCTTTTGAGAGCCAAAGGATTACTTTATTAGAAGATTTAGATTTGCAACTTTTCTCCGCCCTAGAAACTTATAATCTTTCTTTAAATGCTTACCAAGTTGCTTTAAGCGCTCTCACTCAAGCTGAAGAAAACTACCGCATTTCCAAAAATCGCTACAAAGAGAGAATCCAAAGCACAAGCGACTTTTTAGATGCAGAATATCTATTAACCCAAGCAAGAACCAATGTTGTTTTAAACCGCTATGCGATTCT